A genomic stretch from Chitinophaga agri includes:
- a CDS encoding phosphopantetheine-binding protein yields MDKQEIIKITNAFLVEEFEADGDKITPDANLKATLDLDSLDYIDLVVVIENNFGFKVNPEDFQGIATFQNFYDYVADRIKQKELV; encoded by the coding sequence ATGGACAAACAAGAAATCATAAAAATCACGAATGCATTCCTGGTAGAGGAATTTGAAGCTGATGGGGACAAAATTACACCTGATGCCAATCTTAAAGCTACCCTTGATCTGGATAGCCTTGACTATATCGATCTGGTAGTAGTGATAGAGAACAACTTCGGATTTAAAGTAAATCCTGAGGATTTCCAGGGAATAGCCACATTCCAGAACTTTTATGATTACGTGGCTGATCGTATCAAACAAAAGGAACTGGTATAA
- a CDS encoding phosphatase PAP2 family protein, translating into MLERLLRLDYKLFFHINNVWQHPVLDAIIPWLREPYLWAPLYLFLLLFVTINYGWKGFWWMAFFLITFGLADQSSLFIKDAVGRIRPCRDPLMQHFVRVLVVYCPGSGSFTSSHAANHFALGTFCFFTFRHISKWFASLFFVWAALICYAQVYVGVHYPLDVIGGGLLGIFLGGMSAGFFQRRIRLEPELAT; encoded by the coding sequence ATGTTGGAAAGACTGCTTAGACTGGATTACAAACTTTTTTTTCACATCAATAACGTCTGGCAGCATCCGGTACTGGATGCTATCATACCCTGGTTACGGGAGCCTTATTTATGGGCGCCACTGTATCTCTTTCTGTTGCTGTTTGTGACGATCAATTATGGCTGGAAGGGATTCTGGTGGATGGCGTTTTTCCTGATCACATTTGGTCTGGCGGATCAGTCCAGCTTATTTATCAAGGATGCCGTGGGCAGGATACGGCCATGCCGGGACCCGCTGATGCAGCATTTTGTAAGGGTACTGGTTGTATATTGCCCTGGTAGCGGAAGTTTTACTTCTTCTCATGCAGCCAACCATTTTGCACTGGGCACTTTTTGTTTCTTCACTTTCAGGCATATCTCAAAATGGTTTGCCTCTCTGTTTTTTGTCTGGGCTGCATTGATCTGTTATGCACAGGTCTATGTGGGCGTCCATTACCCATTAGATGTGATAGGCGGAGGCCTGTTGGGCATTTTTTTAGGGGGGATGAGTGCCGGGTTTTTCCAACGGCGCATCAGACTGGAACCTGAACTCGCAACATGA
- a CDS encoding LpxL/LpxP family acyltransferase, which translates to MSSWEGKSKGNKLGYSIFIGTLRYGGVLPAYVLLRFVAAYYFLFSYSSSRPIFQYFRTRVGYGWWRSLISVYRNYYVFGQVLIDKVIVMSGIRNKFTFEFEGEQYLREITAAGKGGIMLSAHLGNWEVAGHLFRRLETRINIVMFDGEHERIKKYLSSVTGERNVNIIVIKDDLSHIYAINDALSNQELVCMHADRFLTGNKTVTVPFLGADARFPAGPFLLASTFRVPVSMVFAFKESNTHYHLYATPPREYHGRRRQGVENAVQDFVQELEGMVKKYPAQWFNYYDFWEMPEEK; encoded by the coding sequence ATGTCTTCCTGGGAGGGGAAATCCAAGGGAAATAAGCTGGGGTACAGTATTTTTATAGGGACATTGCGTTACGGGGGCGTACTGCCTGCTTATGTATTATTGAGGTTTGTAGCCGCATATTATTTTTTGTTTTCCTATAGCTCCTCACGCCCCATTTTTCAATACTTCAGAACCAGGGTCGGTTACGGCTGGTGGCGTTCGCTGATAAGTGTTTACCGGAACTATTACGTTTTCGGTCAGGTACTTATTGACAAGGTCATCGTTATGTCCGGTATCAGGAATAAGTTCACCTTTGAGTTTGAAGGTGAACAATACCTGCGGGAGATCACTGCCGCAGGTAAAGGAGGTATTATGCTCAGTGCTCACCTGGGAAACTGGGAAGTGGCCGGGCATCTTTTCCGTCGTTTGGAGACACGGATTAACATTGTCATGTTTGATGGCGAACATGAGCGTATAAAAAAATACCTTTCATCCGTTACAGGAGAACGTAATGTGAATATTATTGTTATTAAGGATGATTTGTCGCACATTTACGCTATTAATGACGCATTAAGCAATCAGGAACTGGTATGTATGCATGCGGACAGGTTCCTGACTGGTAATAAAACAGTGACTGTTCCCTTTCTGGGAGCAGATGCCCGTTTCCCGGCAGGTCCTTTCCTGCTGGCTTCTACGTTCCGTGTACCGGTGTCCATGGTGTTTGCTTTTAAGGAAAGTAATACACATTATCACCTGTATGCGACCCCGCCACGGGAATATCATGGCCGCCGCAGGCAGGGCGTTGAGAATGCAGTGCAGGATTTTGTACAGGAGCTGGAAGGAATGGTGAAGAAATATCCTGCGCAATGGTTTAACTATTATGATTTCTGGGAGATGCCAGAAGAAAAATAA
- the fabG gene encoding 3-oxoacyl-ACP reductase FabG — protein sequence MKCALITGGSRGIGRAICVKMAEMGYYVLINYKGNEAAATETLEAVRAKGSDGELLQFNVGNNEEVIAVLGAWVENNKEKQIEVLVNNAGIREDNLLFWMNAEQWRNVLNISLDGFYNVTKQVLNNMLMKRYGRIINIVSLSGIKGLPGQTNYSAAKAGVIGATKALAQEVAKRGVTVNAVAPGFIKTDMTAELNEKELAAQVPMNRFGTPEEVAEAVAFFASKASSYITGEVLSINGGLYT from the coding sequence ATGAAATGTGCTTTAATAACAGGTGGCTCCAGAGGTATAGGCAGGGCAATATGTGTGAAGATGGCCGAAATGGGGTACTATGTACTGATCAATTATAAAGGAAACGAAGCTGCTGCAACTGAAACGCTGGAGGCTGTAAGAGCAAAAGGAAGTGATGGAGAACTGTTGCAGTTCAATGTTGGTAACAACGAGGAGGTAATAGCGGTATTAGGCGCCTGGGTGGAGAATAATAAGGAAAAACAGATCGAAGTACTGGTGAATAATGCCGGTATACGGGAAGATAACCTGCTGTTCTGGATGAATGCGGAACAGTGGAGGAATGTGCTGAATATCAGTCTGGATGGCTTCTACAATGTAACCAAACAGGTACTGAACAATATGCTGATGAAGCGTTACGGACGCATTATCAACATCGTATCACTTTCCGGTATCAAGGGGTTACCCGGACAGACCAACTATTCAGCAGCAAAAGCTGGTGTCATCGGTGCTACCAAAGCGCTCGCGCAGGAAGTGGCGAAACGTGGCGTAACAGTGAATGCTGTAGCGCCTGGTTTTATCAAAACTGATATGACAGCGGAGCTGAATGAGAAGGAGCTGGCAGCACAGGTACCTATGAACCGTTTCGGTACACCGGAAGAAGTGGCGGAAGCTGTCGCATTTTTTGCTTCGAAGGCATCCTCTTATATCACAGGAGAGGTGTTGTCTATTAACGGAGGACTATATACTTGA
- a CDS encoding ZIP family metal transporter → MNWIFLLIVLLATLGGGMIPMMVKRVNPNFPIYMLAFTGACLFGITIMHLLPEVYHELGHQAGIYIVLGFFLQVALQALSHGTEHGHTHVPTNKHQHVHLAPLLLGLSIHAFMEGIPMGFRFQDKAALSSLVIGVAAHKLPEAFTLITVMLHAKQQGAKLWRILILFSLVTPVAALLASVLGAHSTFISNFTAYIVALVIGAFLHISTTIFYESGTKHHELSYRKVVAIAAGLVLAFLTLIFE, encoded by the coding sequence ATGAACTGGATCTTTTTGTTAATTGTATTACTGGCTACCTTAGGTGGTGGCATGATTCCAATGATGGTGAAACGGGTTAATCCCAATTTTCCCATCTATATGCTGGCATTTACCGGTGCCTGTCTGTTCGGGATCACGATCATGCACCTGTTGCCCGAAGTTTATCATGAACTGGGGCACCAGGCCGGTATCTATATCGTACTGGGCTTTTTTCTGCAGGTAGCATTGCAGGCATTGTCGCATGGTACGGAGCACGGGCATACCCATGTTCCTACCAACAAGCATCAGCATGTACACCTGGCACCACTGCTGCTGGGATTGTCTATCCATGCCTTTATGGAGGGGATCCCGATGGGGTTCCGTTTTCAGGACAAGGCAGCGTTGTCTTCCCTGGTGATAGGGGTGGCCGCACATAAACTCCCCGAGGCCTTTACGCTCATAACGGTGATGTTACACGCAAAACAGCAGGGCGCCAAACTCTGGCGCATCCTCATACTGTTCTCGCTGGTAACACCGGTAGCAGCATTACTAGCTTCAGTACTTGGGGCGCATTCGACGTTTATCTCCAATTTTACAGCTTATATTGTGGCTTTGGTGATAGGTGCATTCCTCCATATTTCAACCACCATTTTTTACGAGAGCGGTACTAAACACCACGAGTTAAGCTATCGTAAAGTGGTCGCTATAGCGGCAGGTCTGGTTTTAGCATTTCTTACTTTAATATTTGAATAA
- a CDS encoding hemolysin family protein has product MEVVVIILILILLNGLFSMSEIAMEYARKARLEYLANKGDEKARAALKLASNPDRFLSTVQVGITLISILIGVLSGISLKPYLASYISGFPQLSTYSDGISITIVVVVVTYFTLVIGELVPKRLGILRPESVARQMAGPMKWVSMVTYPFIWLLTIFTNFLVNIFNLKPTVDNNATEEEIKALINEGATSGAIEETEQEIIERVFHLGDRNITSLMTHRTDIVWLDINDPKEIIRRKILDSPHSVYPVCDDEIDNIKGIISIKDLYMAAADNTHALSPIMKKPLFVPENNSAYQVLEKFKETQSHAAFIVDEYGTFLGMITLNDILEAIVGDMPETGQDDDYEIVRREDGSYLVDGQIPFYDFLSKFDKEDWMAEFEQEFDTMAGFILHHQEHIPKIGEKFEWRGFTFEIVDMDAHRIDKVLVEAPQENIEEG; this is encoded by the coding sequence ATGGAAGTCGTCGTCATTATCCTCATCCTTATTTTATTGAATGGCCTGTTCTCAATGTCTGAGATCGCCATGGAATATGCACGTAAAGCAAGGCTGGAATATCTGGCCAATAAAGGGGATGAAAAGGCAAGGGCCGCACTCAAGCTGGCCAGCAATCCGGACAGGTTCCTTTCTACCGTCCAGGTAGGTATTACACTTATCAGCATTTTAATAGGCGTTTTGTCAGGTATCAGCCTTAAGCCATACCTGGCCTCCTATATTTCCGGTTTTCCTCAGTTAAGCACTTACAGCGATGGGATCTCGATCACGATCGTAGTCGTGGTGGTGACCTATTTTACGCTGGTAATAGGTGAGCTGGTGCCGAAACGCCTGGGTATACTGCGTCCCGAGTCGGTAGCCCGCCAGATGGCAGGACCTATGAAATGGGTGTCTATGGTCACTTATCCTTTCATTTGGCTGCTGACTATTTTTACCAATTTCCTCGTTAATATTTTCAACCTTAAGCCAACCGTGGATAATAATGCCACGGAAGAGGAGATCAAGGCATTGATCAATGAAGGCGCCACTTCAGGCGCGATTGAAGAGACTGAACAGGAGATCATCGAGCGGGTATTTCACCTGGGAGACAGGAATATTACCTCCCTGATGACCCACCGTACGGATATTGTCTGGCTGGACATCAATGATCCCAAAGAGATCATCCGTCGCAAGATACTGGACAGTCCCCACTCGGTCTATCCGGTCTGCGATGATGAGATTGATAATATTAAAGGTATCATCTCCATCAAAGACCTCTATATGGCAGCAGCAGATAATACACATGCGCTGTCTCCGATTATGAAAAAGCCCCTGTTTGTCCCTGAAAATAACTCCGCCTACCAGGTACTGGAAAAATTCAAGGAAACACAGAGTCACGCTGCTTTTATTGTTGATGAATACGGCACTTTCCTGGGAATGATCACCCTGAATGATATTCTGGAAGCCATTGTGGGAGATATGCCGGAAACCGGACAGGACGATGATTATGAAATTGTGCGCAGGGAGGATGGTTCCTATCTGGTAGATGGACAGATCCCCTTTTATGACTTCCTCAGCAAATTTGACAAGGAAGACTGGATGGCTGAATTTGAACAGGAATTTGACACTATGGCCGGCTTTATCCTTCATCACCAGGAACATATACCTAAAATAGGAGAGAAGTTTGAATGGAGAGGATTTACCTTTGAAATAGTCGATATGGACGCCCACCGTATTGACAAAGTGCTGGTAGAAGCACCACAGGAGAACATAGAAGAAGGCTGA
- a CDS encoding 3-hydroxyacyl-ACP dehydratase: MFIHTDDITAYIPQRTPIVMISGILEVRDNITRTGLQIAADNLFVEDGVLQSPGLLENMAQTAAARVGYIALQENTPVPIGFIGAVKDFEVFAFPPAGSFIETTTEIQSQVFNATMVAAKVTLNGQLMAQCELKIFINP; the protein is encoded by the coding sequence ATGTTCATCCACACCGACGACATTACAGCATATATTCCGCAACGTACGCCTATCGTTATGATCAGTGGTATATTGGAAGTAAGGGACAATATTACACGTACCGGCCTGCAGATTGCGGCCGATAATCTTTTTGTGGAAGATGGTGTGCTGCAATCCCCCGGATTGCTGGAAAACATGGCTCAGACGGCTGCTGCCCGTGTCGGATACATTGCGTTACAGGAAAACACGCCTGTTCCTATTGGCTTTATCGGCGCCGTAAAAGACTTTGAAGTCTTTGCATTCCCACCTGCCGGTTCTTTTATCGAAACTACCACTGAAATACAAAGTCAGGTGTTTAATGCTACGATGGTAGCAGCAAAAGTGACCCTGAACGGACAATTAATGGCACAATGTGAACTGAAAATTTTCATAAACCCTTAA
- a CDS encoding class I SAM-dependent methyltransferase, which yields MEIQKHWFKDWFNSPYYHLLYSNRNTAEASVFIDKLLQYLRPPANATMLDVACGTGRHSGYLASKGYTVTGIDLSIRSINIAKKLENSHLSFFQHDMRLPFRVNYFDLVFNFFTSFGYFDTARENENALRTMKNALKPGGRLVLDYLNSPFIAANLVPNEVKEKGDVVFDIVREMNGGKFQKQINILDRARMQRAVFTENVSAFTLLDFEEMFARQGLQITEVFGDYHFNSYDEEHSPRLILVAEKQ from the coding sequence GTGGAAATACAAAAACATTGGTTTAAAGACTGGTTCAATTCTCCTTATTACCATTTGTTGTATAGCAACAGGAACACCGCAGAGGCGTCTGTATTCATTGACAAGCTTTTGCAATACCTGCGTCCGCCTGCTAATGCGACCATGCTGGATGTGGCTTGTGGTACCGGTCGTCATTCCGGTTACCTGGCATCCAAAGGATATACAGTTACGGGTATTGACCTTTCCATCCGCAGCATCAATATTGCTAAAAAACTGGAGAACAGTCATCTGAGTTTTTTCCAGCATGACATGCGTCTGCCATTCAGGGTGAATTATTTTGACCTGGTATTTAACTTTTTTACCAGCTTTGGCTATTTTGACACGGCACGGGAGAACGAGAATGCACTTCGTACCATGAAGAATGCGCTGAAACCGGGAGGTCGCCTGGTACTGGACTACCTGAACAGTCCTTTTATTGCGGCTAACCTGGTGCCGAATGAAGTGAAAGAGAAAGGGGACGTTGTGTTTGACATTGTGCGGGAGATGAATGGCGGTAAATTCCAGAAGCAGATCAATATACTGGACCGGGCGAGAATGCAGCGGGCTGTTTTTACGGAGAATGTGAGTGCCTTTACCCTGTTAGATTTTGAAGAGATGTTTGCCCGCCAGGGTTTACAGATAACCGAAGTTTTTGGAGACTATCATTTCAACAGCTATGACGAGGAGCATTCACCGAGGCTGATCCTTGTAGCTGAAAAACAATAG
- a CDS encoding LTA synthase family protein has translation MIVQVLFLYLFMVVFRLVFFLFFFKTTVTGSSPIWKAWSLGLRFDLRLTLILAVPILLAAFIARHHFFTKAAIRRPLFVYLFMVYLGLTVMYIFDLGHYAYLGLRMDPSVTRFLAYGERADNARMLWQSYPVVRAVIGIGLFLFLITVLFTRSYYRLGKEPAVKLGGWKYTGWVASLVILFAAGIYANVAYFPLRWSQAMFTKDNGVTSLSLNPVLYYVSNMSVQKDTYDLKKTKEFYPFIADYLKVDQPDVNTLSFVRNVPGRDGKKMNVVLVMLESTGAAVTSMYNNPMMPTPNMKQLADSGVLFRNFFVPAISTARTVYGVTTGLPDLTITKTASRHPQMVDQRVVMDQFKGYEKFYMLGGNTNWANIRAVFTSNVEGIRIFEEGYYKAPKADVWGVSDFDLITEADEIFRDASNKQQPFIAFLQLADNHPPYTTTKGRGDFKKVTEKDVDKEKFKKAGFVSMEQFNAIRYEDYNIGHLMDLARKGGYLDNTIFIMFGDHNCTLNPYHFMPTPEYELISGGVHAACFIYCPALLKPQVVDYAVSLVDVYPTAAKLAGVPFKNYTLGQDMLDTTVTNRYAFATYLKNLQTYISLIGERYQYEINTYTHQSYLYDMKGDPLKDVKQQYPDTAKSLDNLTRAFYESTRYLMFNNKK, from the coding sequence GTGATCGTTCAAGTCTTATTCCTGTACCTGTTCATGGTCGTTTTCCGCCTGGTATTCTTTCTGTTCTTCTTTAAGACTACAGTTACGGGGAGTAGTCCGATATGGAAGGCCTGGAGCCTGGGATTGCGGTTTGATCTACGGCTTACACTGATCCTGGCCGTTCCCATATTACTGGCCGCGTTTATTGCCCGGCATCACTTTTTCACTAAAGCAGCCATCCGAAGGCCCCTTTTTGTATATCTTTTTATGGTATACCTGGGGCTGACTGTCATGTATATCTTTGACCTGGGGCATTATGCTTACCTGGGATTGCGCATGGATCCTTCCGTTACCCGTTTTCTGGCGTATGGAGAGCGGGCAGACAATGCCCGGATGTTGTGGCAAAGTTATCCGGTGGTCCGTGCCGTGATCGGCATCGGCCTGTTCCTGTTCCTGATCACCGTCCTGTTCACCCGGTCTTATTACCGGCTGGGTAAGGAGCCGGCTGTAAAACTGGGCGGCTGGAAATATACCGGCTGGGTCGCGTCTCTGGTCATTCTCTTTGCTGCGGGTATTTATGCGAATGTGGCCTATTTCCCGTTGCGCTGGAGCCAGGCCATGTTCACAAAAGATAACGGTGTTACCAGTTTGTCGTTGAACCCGGTTTTGTACTACGTGTCAAACATGTCGGTACAGAAAGATACCTATGATCTTAAAAAGACGAAGGAGTTTTATCCGTTTATAGCCGACTATCTGAAAGTGGATCAGCCGGATGTGAATACGCTCAGCTTCGTGCGAAATGTTCCGGGCAGGGACGGAAAGAAAATGAATGTGGTACTGGTTATGCTGGAGTCTACCGGCGCAGCTGTCACCAGTATGTATAATAATCCCATGATGCCGACGCCGAATATGAAGCAGCTGGCAGACAGCGGCGTACTATTCAGGAACTTCTTTGTACCGGCAATCAGTACGGCAAGAACCGTCTATGGTGTAACCACCGGGCTCCCCGACCTGACCATCACCAAGACAGCCTCTCGTCACCCGCAGATGGTCGATCAGCGGGTAGTAATGGACCAGTTTAAAGGATATGAAAAGTTTTACATGCTGGGAGGTAATACGAACTGGGCTAATATCCGGGCAGTGTTCACCAGTAATGTGGAAGGGATCAGGATATTTGAGGAAGGCTATTATAAAGCGCCGAAGGCCGACGTATGGGGAGTATCGGATTTTGACCTGATCACCGAAGCGGATGAGATATTCAGGGATGCCAGCAATAAGCAGCAGCCCTTTATCGCCTTCCTGCAGCTGGCTGATAATCATCCTCCATACACCACTACCAAAGGCCGGGGGGATTTTAAGAAGGTAACGGAGAAGGATGTTGACAAAGAAAAGTTCAAAAAGGCAGGATTTGTGTCTATGGAGCAGTTTAATGCGATCCGTTATGAGGACTATAATATAGGGCACCTGATGGACCTCGCGAGGAAAGGCGGTTACCTGGATAACACGATCTTTATCATGTTTGGCGACCATAACTGTACGTTGAATCCGTATCACTTTATGCCTACGCCGGAGTATGAGCTGATCAGCGGGGGGGTGCATGCCGCCTGCTTTATTTATTGCCCGGCGCTGTTAAAACCACAGGTGGTGGACTATGCGGTGAGTTTGGTGGATGTTTATCCGACAGCGGCGAAACTGGCGGGCGTACCGTTTAAAAACTACACGCTGGGGCAGGATATGCTGGATACAACTGTCACCAACCGGTATGCATTTGCCACTTATTTAAAGAACCTGCAGACATATATTTCCCTGATCGGCGAGCGCTATCAGTATGAGATAAATACTTATACACACCAGTCATATCTGTATGATATGAAGGGAGATCCGTTAAAGGATGTGAAGCAGCAATATCCGGATACAGCAAAATCCCTTGATAATTTAACGCGGGCATTTTACGAAAGCACCCGATATTTGATGTTTAACAATAAAAAATAG
- a CDS encoding beta-ketoacyl-[acyl-carrier-protein] synthase family protein has translation MNRVVITGLGIYSCIGKNLEEVRDSLYKGKSGIILDPARKAFGYRSGLTGYVDRPDLKGILDRRSRTMMPEQAEFAYMSTREALEQAKIDPDYLEKTDVGVLFGNDSCSKSVIEANDIIREKKDTMLVGSGSVFQTMNSTVNMNLATIFKLRGINFSVSAACASGSHAIGLGYMFIRNGMQDCVVCGGAQEINIYSMGNFDGIAAFSVRENDPGKASRPFDRDRDGLVPSGGAATVILESLESAQRRGATILGEVIGYGFSSNGAHISNPTVEGPARSLQIALKDAGLQAKDIEYINAHATSTPAGDASEAAAIDQVFGESKPHVSSTKSMTGHECWMAGASEIVYSMLMMQNGFIAPNINLENPDGAAARLNINNTTINKDFNIFLSNSFGFGGTNSSLIVRKWTK, from the coding sequence ATGAACAGAGTAGTGATAACAGGACTGGGAATATATTCCTGTATCGGTAAGAACCTGGAGGAGGTACGTGATTCATTATACAAAGGTAAATCCGGTATTATCCTGGATCCAGCCAGAAAAGCGTTCGGATACCGTTCTGGTTTGACAGGTTATGTAGACCGTCCTGATCTGAAAGGAATACTTGACCGCCGTTCCCGCACGATGATGCCGGAGCAGGCGGAATTTGCATATATGAGTACCCGTGAAGCACTGGAGCAGGCAAAGATCGATCCTGATTATCTGGAGAAGACAGATGTGGGTGTGCTGTTTGGTAATGACAGTTGTTCTAAATCTGTAATAGAAGCAAACGACATTATACGGGAGAAGAAAGATACGATGCTGGTAGGTTCCGGGTCTGTGTTTCAGACCATGAACTCTACTGTAAATATGAACCTGGCGACCATCTTCAAGCTGAGAGGGATCAACTTCAGCGTGAGTGCTGCATGTGCCAGCGGTTCACATGCTATCGGACTGGGTTATATGTTCATCCGTAATGGTATGCAGGACTGTGTGGTATGTGGTGGTGCGCAGGAGATCAATATTTACTCCATGGGGAATTTTGACGGTATTGCTGCATTTTCTGTAAGGGAAAATGATCCCGGTAAGGCCAGCCGTCCGTTCGACCGCGATCGCGATGGACTGGTGCCAAGTGGTGGGGCTGCAACCGTCATACTGGAAAGCCTGGAGTCAGCGCAGCGCAGAGGCGCTACTATTCTGGGAGAGGTGATCGGTTACGGTTTTTCCTCTAATGGCGCACATATTTCGAATCCGACAGTAGAAGGTCCTGCCCGTTCCTTACAGATCGCGTTAAAGGACGCTGGTTTGCAGGCGAAAGATATCGAGTATATCAATGCACACGCCACCAGTACACCGGCAGGAGATGCGAGTGAAGCAGCAGCGATAGACCAGGTATTTGGTGAGTCCAAGCCGCATGTCAGCTCTACCAAGTCCATGACAGGGCATGAGTGCTGGATGGCGGGTGCGAGCGAGATAGTCTATTCTATGCTGATGATGCAGAATGGGTTTATTGCGCCGAATATCAACCTGGAAAATCCTGACGGCGCAGCTGCCCGTTTAAATATTAATAATACCACCATTAATAAAGATTTTAATATATTTTTGTCTAATTCCTTTGGCTTTGGAGGGACTAATTCGTCCCTGATAGTCAGGAAATGGACGAAATAA
- a CDS encoding HAL/PAL/TAL family ammonia-lyase, with the protein MVVLGSKVLSLDEVYRVLFDGEELSLDEAALQQVSENFEFLKKFAAKKLIYGINTGFGPMAQYRISESDTHQLQYNLIRSHSSGAGKYLSPVLTKGLMIARLSSFMQAHSGVHPEVVHLLCDLINKDVYPCVCEHGGVGASGDLVQLAHLALVLIGEGEVLYEGKLRPTGEVYVQLGLKPIGIHVREGLAIINGTSAMTGIALANIIEAKKLLGWSCILSSMINEVVEAFDDHLSKELNAVKRHEGQNKVAAAMRNILKDSKMIRHRPDHFYKELEEEIFKDKVQEYYSLRCVPQVLGPIYDTLAQAEQIVVQELNSVSDNPVVDHHQENVFHGGNFHGDYISLEMDKVKIAITKLSMLSERQLNYLMNDKLNHKFPPFMNLGKLGLNFGMQGIQFTATSTVAENQTLSFPMYVHSIPNNNDNQDIVSMGCNAALMTNRVIENAYEVLAIQVMTMLQAVDYLNCQEKLSSFSQRIYSEVRAIFPKFIEDSPKYKDAKKIKEYLLQHDPSIVW; encoded by the coding sequence ATGGTTGTTTTAGGAAGTAAGGTGCTTTCACTGGACGAAGTGTACCGCGTGTTATTTGATGGGGAGGAGTTAAGCCTGGATGAAGCCGCTTTACAGCAGGTATCCGAGAACTTTGAGTTTTTGAAGAAGTTTGCGGCGAAAAAGCTCATTTATGGTATTAATACCGGTTTTGGGCCGATGGCGCAATACCGCATCAGCGAGAGCGATACCCACCAGTTACAGTATAATCTTATCCGCAGCCATAGCTCGGGTGCCGGTAAATACCTGTCGCCCGTGTTAACCAAAGGCCTGATGATAGCGCGTCTCAGCAGCTTTATGCAGGCTCATTCTGGTGTACATCCTGAGGTGGTACACCTGCTTTGTGATCTGATCAACAAAGACGTTTATCCATGTGTATGTGAGCACGGTGGCGTAGGTGCCAGCGGAGACCTGGTACAGCTGGCCCATCTGGCATTGGTGCTGATCGGCGAGGGCGAGGTATTGTACGAAGGTAAACTGCGTCCGACAGGGGAGGTGTATGTACAACTGGGACTGAAACCAATTGGCATTCACGTGCGGGAAGGTCTGGCCATCATTAATGGTACTTCTGCTATGACCGGTATTGCCCTGGCTAATATCATTGAAGCGAAGAAACTGCTGGGTTGGAGCTGCATCCTGTCATCCATGATCAACGAAGTGGTAGAAGCGTTTGACGATCACCTGTCAAAAGAGCTGAACGCCGTAAAACGTCATGAAGGTCAGAACAAAGTGGCTGCCGCCATGCGTAACATCCTGAAAGATAGTAAGATGATCAGGCATCGTCCTGACCATTTCTACAAAGAACTGGAAGAAGAGATCTTTAAAGATAAAGTACAGGAATACTACTCGCTGCGTTGTGTACCGCAGGTACTGGGTCCTATCTATGATACCCTGGCACAGGCTGAACAGATCGTTGTGCAGGAGTTAAATTCCGTGAGTGATAATCCGGTGGTAGATCATCACCAGGAGAATGTGTTCCATGGTGGTAACTTCCACGGCGACTACATCTCCCTGGAAATGGATAAGGTAAAGATCGCTATCACCAAGCTGTCTATGTTATCAGAAAGACAGCTGAACTACCTGATGAACGATAAGCTGAACCACAAGTTCCCGCCGTTCATGAACCTGGGTAAACTTGGCCTGAACTTCGGTATGCAGGGTATCCAGTTCACAGCTACCTCCACCGTAGCGGAAAACCAGACACTTTCTTTCCCAATGTATGTACATAGCATTCCCAACAATAACGACAACCAGGATATCGTGAGCATGGGTTGTAATGCGGCGCTGATGACCAACCGTGTTATTGAGAATGCATATGAAGTACTGGCTATCCAGGTGATGACCATGCTGCAGGCGGTTGACTACCTGAACTGTCAGGAAAAGCTGTCCTCTTTCTCACAACGCATTTACAGTGAAGTAAGGGCAATTTTCCCTAAATTTATTGAGGACAGTCCTAAGTATAAAGACGCTAAGAAGATCAAGGAATACCTGTTACAGCATGATCCTTCAATCGTATGGTAA